From Methylobacterium radiodurans, a single genomic window includes:
- a CDS encoding DNA polymerase III subunit delta' yields the protein MPPERAPDDAEAGDLVGLPRPREHTRLVGHAAAEAAFAGAHAAGRLHHAWLIAGPPGIGKATLAYRVARRLLADPQGFSDVPAEHPTARKVAALSHPNLVALRRHRAPGAKTLPTRIPVDAVRRALDLFGSTAGTEGWRICLVDSAEDLNANSANALLKMLEEPPPRALFLIVAHAPGRLLPTIRSRCRMLTLRPLAETEVAEVISGFPPPFGAPDAEALARAAALSEGSVARAVAMLDPARAGIVAETETLLARLDHPDWRRILALAEKLAGRDAEPLFEAACESVSRFVSAELDARRHEPPARLAALVEVCDKFARAAREAAIYNLDRRPVVLALFTDLAGAISAGTARA from the coding sequence ATGCCGCCTGAGCGCGCGCCCGACGATGCCGAGGCCGGCGACCTCGTGGGCCTGCCGCGCCCGCGCGAGCACACCCGCCTCGTCGGCCACGCCGCGGCCGAGGCCGCCTTCGCGGGGGCCCACGCCGCCGGCCGCCTGCACCACGCCTGGCTGATCGCCGGCCCGCCCGGCATCGGCAAGGCGACGCTGGCCTACCGGGTGGCCCGGCGCCTCCTCGCCGACCCGCAGGGTTTCTCCGACGTGCCGGCCGAGCACCCGACTGCCCGCAAGGTCGCGGCGCTCTCGCACCCGAACCTGGTGGCGCTCCGCCGCCACCGGGCGCCGGGCGCCAAGACCCTGCCGACCCGGATCCCGGTCGATGCGGTGCGCCGCGCGCTCGACCTGTTCGGCTCGACCGCCGGCACCGAGGGCTGGCGCATCTGCCTCGTGGACAGCGCCGAGGACCTCAACGCCAACAGTGCGAACGCTCTCCTGAAGATGCTGGAGGAGCCCCCGCCCCGCGCCCTCTTCCTGATCGTCGCGCACGCGCCGGGCCGGCTCCTGCCGACCATCCGCTCGCGCTGCCGCATGCTGACCCTGCGTCCCCTCGCAGAGACCGAGGTGGCTGAGGTGATCTCCGGCTTCCCCCCGCCCTTCGGCGCACCGGACGCCGAGGCGCTCGCCCGCGCCGCCGCGCTCTCCGAGGGTTCGGTCGCCCGCGCGGTGGCGATGCTCGATCCGGCCCGGGCCGGCATCGTGGCCGAGACCGAGACGCTGCTCGCCCGCCTCGACCACCCGGACTGGCGCCGCATCCTGGCGCTCGCGGAAAAACTCGCGGGTCGGGACGCCGAGCCCCTGTTCGAGGCGGCCTGCGAGAGCGTCTCGCGCTTCGTCTCGGCCGAGCTCGACGCCCGCCGCCACGAGCCTCCGGCCCGCCTTGCGGCCCTGGTCGAGGTGTGTGACAAGTTCGCCCGCGCCGCCCGGGAGGCCGCGATCTACAATCTCGATCGCCGCCCCGTCGTCCTCGCGCTGTTCACCGATCTCGCGGGCGCCATCTCCGCGGGTACGGCCCGCGCCTGA
- the metG gene encoding methionine--tRNA ligase, which produces MTDSKTFSISTAISYPNGAPHIGHAYEVIATDAIARFKRLDGYDVLFSTGTDEHGLKIQQAATKAGIAPRQYVEGTAAPFRAMADRLDCAYDRFIRTTEAEHYAAAQELWRRMEVNGDIYLAKYAGWYSVRDEAYYDEDETVLQADGSRRSAKTDTPVEWMEEENFLFRLSAYQDRLLKLYADRPDFLGPDTRMNEVASFVRGGLNDLSISRTTFDWGVPVPGHPGHVMYVWVDALTNYLTVTGFPDAQDPRKKYWPMDLHIIGKDIVRFHAVYWPAFLMSAGLPLPKRVFGHGFLLSKGEKMSKSLGNVVDPLDLAETYGVDPVRYFVLREVPFGGDGNYSHDGIINRINADLANDLGNLAQRSLSMVAKNCGAAVPEPGALTEADRALLDAAGALPEKARAAMDVPAPHTALAEIWAVVADANRYFAGEEPWKLRKSDPARMNTVLYVTLETLRRVGLLVQPFVPSAAAKLLDLLAVPADRRMLEDAGEGGDLVPGTALPAPAPIFPRFEKPEAPAA; this is translated from the coding sequence GTGACGGATAGCAAGACCTTCAGCATCTCGACGGCGATCTCCTACCCGAACGGCGCGCCGCATATCGGCCACGCCTACGAGGTGATCGCCACCGACGCCATCGCGCGCTTCAAGCGGCTGGACGGCTACGACGTGCTGTTCTCCACCGGCACCGACGAGCACGGGCTGAAGATCCAGCAGGCCGCGACGAAGGCCGGGATCGCCCCCCGCCAGTACGTCGAGGGCACCGCCGCCCCGTTCCGCGCGATGGCCGACCGGCTCGACTGCGCCTACGACCGCTTCATCCGCACCACGGAGGCCGAGCACTACGCCGCCGCCCAGGAACTCTGGCGCCGCATGGAGGTCAACGGCGACATCTACCTCGCCAAGTATGCCGGCTGGTACTCGGTCCGCGACGAGGCCTATTACGACGAGGACGAGACGGTGCTGCAGGCGGATGGCAGCCGCCGCTCCGCCAAGACAGACACGCCGGTCGAGTGGATGGAGGAGGAGAACTTCCTGTTCCGCCTCTCGGCCTATCAGGATCGGCTCTTGAAGCTCTACGCCGATCGGCCCGATTTCCTCGGGCCCGACACCCGGATGAACGAGGTGGCGAGCTTCGTGCGGGGCGGCCTCAACGACCTCTCGATCAGCCGCACCACCTTCGACTGGGGCGTGCCGGTGCCGGGCCATCCGGGCCACGTCATGTATGTCTGGGTCGACGCCCTGACGAACTATCTCACGGTCACGGGCTTCCCCGACGCGCAGGACCCGCGGAAGAAGTACTGGCCGATGGACCTGCACATCATCGGCAAGGACATCGTGCGCTTCCACGCGGTGTACTGGCCGGCCTTCCTGATGTCGGCCGGGTTGCCGCTGCCGAAGCGCGTGTTCGGCCACGGCTTCCTGCTCTCGAAGGGCGAGAAGATGTCGAAGTCGCTCGGCAACGTGGTCGACCCGCTCGACCTCGCCGAGACCTACGGGGTCGATCCGGTGCGCTACTTCGTGCTGCGCGAGGTGCCCTTCGGCGGCGACGGCAACTACAGCCACGACGGCATCATCAACCGCATCAACGCGGACCTTGCGAACGACCTCGGCAACCTCGCCCAGCGCTCGCTCTCGATGGTGGCGAAGAACTGCGGGGCCGCGGTGCCGGAGCCCGGTGCCCTCACGGAGGCCGACCGCGCCCTGCTCGACGCCGCAGGAGCGCTCCCCGAGAAGGCCCGCGCCGCCATGGACGTGCCGGCGCCCCACACGGCGCTCGCCGAGATCTGGGCCGTTGTGGCGGACGCCAACCGCTACTTCGCGGGCGAGGAGCCGTGGAAGCTCCGCAAGAGCGACCCCGCCCGGATGAACACCGTCCTGTACGTGACGCTGGAGACGCTGCGGCGGGTCGGCCTGCTGGTGCAGCCCTTCGTGCCTTCCGCGGCGGCCAAGCTCCTCGACCTGCTGGCGGTTCCGGCCGACCGGCGCATGCTCGAGGATGCGGGGGAGGGCGGTGATCTCGTCCCCGGCACGGCCCTGCCCGCGCCCGCCCCGATATTCCCGCGCTTCGAGAAGCCGGAAGCGCCCGCCGCCTGA